From Plasmodium yoelii strain 17X genome assembly, chromosome: 7, one genomic window encodes:
- a CDS encoding dynein light chain 1, putative — MNRVVKEVTISQCIKNWEHKTGKKISEEENVSFICNIPLIEKLDQSINTLEKCKRLSLSTNRIEKFVPMSGLKILSIGRNCIKKLQFLEDISGTLKQLWISYNNIDKLDNLQSLKNLQVLYLFHNKIKCLEEIDKLNTLPELIELGLKGNPIYEGRTNEYMKLVILKKLPQLKVVDNETITEKQRNDALTIEVV, encoded by the exons atgaacagaGTAGTTAAGGAAGTTACCATTTCACAGTGCATTAAAAATTGGGAACACAAAACGG GGAAAAAAATAAGCGAAGAAGAAAATGTCAGTTTTATTTGTAACATTCCACTAATAGAAAAATTAGACCAAAGTATAAATACGTTGGAAAAATGTAAACGTTTATCTTTGTCTACTAATAGGATCGAAAAATTTGTTCCCATGTCTGGGCTAA aaatattGTCAATTGGAAGaaattgtattaaaaaaCTCCAATTCTTAGAAGATATAAGTGGGACACTAAAACAATTATGGatatcatataataatattgataaGTTAGATAATTTGCaatctttaaaaaatttgcaagttttatatttatttcataataaaataaaatgccTTGAGGAAATTGACAAATTG AACACTTTACCTGAACTAATTGAGCTAGGACTTAAAGGAAATCCAATATATGAAGGAAGAACCAAT GAATACATGAAGTTAGTCATTTTGAAAAAGTTGCCTCAATTGAAAGTGGTAGACAATGAAACG ATAACAGAAAAGCAGAGAAACGATGCCCTTACAATTGAAGTGGTTTAA